Part of the Mytilus trossulus isolate FHL-02 chromosome 2, PNRI_Mtr1.1.1.hap1, whole genome shotgun sequence genome is shown below.
ttgaaGGTCATTACACTACTTATACTTACTCCATCAGGTAATCAacacttcaaaaaataaaattaacatagagACCTAATGggaaactttttttaataatggaccaaaaattatgaaattaatagtCAGAGTTCgcatatatcatatattaacatacatcaaggaaaaaaatattaatttattaaaatgaatttgtaagattttttttctgcaaatatataGAAGTCAAATGGACAATAATGCATTGCAGTAAATATATTCTTAGTattaaacatatacaatcacAATTCATTTTAATCGGTATGTTTTATAGATTATCTACATGGTTACTAAAGCTTGTGCACACAGGGAAAAAAAGTGGTGAACATTTGATAGGTTGTCTTCCCGTGATTGTTAATATcgtatatgcaatgaaatgttacaTGAACTTTCTGTGTTGAAAAACAAGACTTAATCATAcaataactttttgttttaaaagaatataagtTTCTTACATTTCcaatacaatgaaaataaaagaaaggttGCGCATTTCAAATGATATTGTCATTCCTTCTCACGTAACATCTGCTTACAACATGTAAACATTCAGTTTTAACAGTGACATGTTTTATGACTGAAATGTAAGTTTTGTGAATGGATCCCTTTCAAAGAGCTAAACTTTTGTTCGTACATTGCATAATCAGATCGTGAGAGACCTTATCTAATTAACGATCAGTATAAACAATGTTAACATGACAACAGTAAGTAATGAATACGATATCACAATAAATTGTTTGTCCAGTATTTTAGACATCTGTTTCCCTGAAAGGTACTCATTATTTGACATGTCTCGTCTATCGTCAAATTTTAGaactaatttataacaattagaTATTTTCACTTTCTCCTCATAGTAAAATGCAGCTGATATTATAAGAAGTATAATAATGATTCCGCTGACAAATATGATAGCGATCATGGCCACTAACAAGTAACATATTGGATTTGATGTCGCTGGTATCGTCGATGACATTATGGTCAGAAAAATTGCATATgataacaaaattgaaatagcTAGAGACATACGTTCACCTGATTCTGTTGGTAGTAAAAAGACAAGTGGATTTAGAATAGAGAACAACATCATAGGCAATATAACCATTATAACATAGTAAAAAGAATTTCGTTTGATGGTTATCTTAGCAAGGTAGCCGCCTTCATCATAAGCGTATGTCTCCGTGTTTATCAACTTCCAATCAGGATTGTCTACATAATATTCAGTTCCAGcataattaaaatgatttaacaaaatcaaaatgtctgaTGCTATTCCCCAAGTTACAAAATTTAGACTACATGTTTGAACATCAAATGGGAATCGAGAGACATCTGTATCACATTTTGTATTCATTACACCTCCAGGCGAATAAGAAACGGTTCCATCGTGAAGTATTAAAATAACATACTCAATGTCCTCTCCAACAGATTTCATTTCATCTGGTGTATATAGAAGATATAATAGTGGCGTCCATATTTGATCGGACGAAATATAAAGACTTTCTTTGCCTCCATATAAATCAGGATCCCACGACAACGAAGGATCTTTCCATATTATTCGAAGTGCCGCTGTTACAATTATTCTTCCTTCAACCTCATTAAATGAATCaatggaaaataaatgaaaaaaaatatgaagattcAAAGAATCAGTTTCATTTTGTATGGGAAAGATGTCTTTCACATATCCGTCTAATAGATGTGAACGCAATTTTTTGGCATCAGTTATTTGCCAAGCTTTATAATGAAAACCACACAAGATAAACATAAAgcataaaattttgaaagcgTCTTTACACATCTTCgaaataatatcaatgataactggACGTTCCAAATATTTCTACTTATAAAGTGTAAATGTTTATTAACTAGCACAATTTGATTggatatttcaaaattcaattgtTTCTTTCTGCGTCATATCATTTGGTTAAAAGTATGGTTTCCTGTTTAAATGGTTGTATTGTTTTACTCACTGGTCAATTGTCGTTTCCATTTAAGGTGATaaattgataacaaataaaGCATTTGCAGTTGGTGAAGAAATTAATCCTTTTCAGTTAGTTTTAGGAAATATCTAAACATGAAACATTTAGTAGGCATTTACTTgttttatgaattattatttggatggagagttgtgtcattggcactcacaccacatcttcctatatctatttttaatatacattttttttaattttaaattgtaagAACAAAGTCATACATTGTCATTAAAGATTACCTTAAATTCTATTCATAAGCTTGCTCTTAGATATATTTACAAATCACAGTCGTAAAgacttattttaattattttaatacttGTAGGATACAATGAACACTGAATAGAACATTAATAATTCTACCCACATTTTTAGTGAGTTCCACCGACGACGACAAGTGGCTTGCAAATAAATTTACTATGAATGAAGTGAGATGAAGTCTTAGCGTGAATGATGCATATCAATACgacataacaaataaacatttgtaCACACAAAGTGACGAGTTCTTATAAGTTCTAATACATCCGACAAAAGGGTTctgaccaaataaaataaagtaaatcacAGATCTAGCATTAacactaaaaataaaagatacataACAAACATTTAGTCTAAGTGATAAAAGACACCGAGAATGGAACAGGCACATTACATATACATAACCTGTTTCTTTTGAAGTAggattagttaaaaaaaaaatcttacaaagcaacatacaataaaaatcaGTAGAGCAAAAGTAGATAAATAAATAGAGTTAAGTTGAGaagggaaatggggaatgtgcaaAATAGACAACAATGCgacaaaaaatcagaaaacagtccaaagccaccaatgggttttcaacACAGCAAACAAATTTCGTACCTTGATGCGGGCATCGgctggcccttaaacaaaaatattaactataaaaaaagaagatgtggtatgattgccaatcagacaactgtccacaagagaacaaaatgacacaggtattaacaactataggtcattgtacggccttcaacaatgagcaaagcccgtaacgcatagtcagctataaaaggccccgatatgacaatgtaaaacaattcaaacgagaaaactaacggcagtTCATATTAATTACGTGTTACAGTGTTAAATCTTGATAAGCATTGTACTCCTTTTTTGAcaatttgacctataatgtttgTTGGTTTAATCACATATCGTTGTCCATATAATGGAAATGTATGTGACTATCATACGAGTGCATGGTTTGACTTGCTATCAAACCAGGTTTAGTTAATCATTTTCTAAACTAGACAAttcctgtaccaaatcaggaatatgacagttgttttccattcgtttgataatgtgtttcagcttttgattttgacttttgatatgagacttttcaatttaatttttcttgGAGTGCGGTATTTTGTTGGTttactgtttataaatatagaaagatgtggtatgagggccaacgagacaactttccatccaagttaGAATTTGTAATAAATAGGGCTTTCAACAACGAGCCGGGCTCAAGCACAATCCCTAATAGTATCCTTTCTATGGGATATATGGggaaaaaacagaaataaaggcagtagtagtataccgctgatcAATCAATAGTCGATTTAACTGAAACAAATCTGGatcacaaaccaaaactgagggaaacacatcaactataaaaggaaTCAAAACAACATAAACAATGGACTGTTAcgaaaacaaacgc
Proteins encoded:
- the LOC134706092 gene encoding acetylcholine receptor subunit alpha-1-B-like, with the translated sequence MCKDAFKILCFMFILCGFHYKAWQITDAKKLRSHLLDGYVKDIFPIQNETDSLNLHIFFHLFSIDSFNEVEGRIIVTAALRIIWKDPSLSWDPDLYGGKESLYISSDQIWTPLLYLLYTPDEMKSVGEDIEYVILILHDGTVSYSPGGVMNTKCDTDVSRFPFDVQTCSLNFVTWGIASDILILLNHFNYAGTEYYVDNPDWKLINTETYAYDEGGYLAKITIKRNSFYYVIMVILPMMLFSILNPLVFLLPTESGERMSLAISILLSYAIFLTIMSSTIPATSNPICYLLVAMIAIIFVSGIIIILLIISAAFYYEEKVKISNCYKLVLKFDDRRDMSNNEYLSGKQMSKILDKQFIVISYSLLTVVMLTLFILIVN